One Oryza glaberrima chromosome 10, OglaRS2, whole genome shotgun sequence DNA segment encodes these proteins:
- the LOC127752585 gene encoding uncharacterized protein LOC127752585 — translation RGGGGGSATRGGGGGAGRRLWFGDAWRRWRWAVAQRCVAAAAVRWREVVRRRVAAATLGGGSAVHGGGEVVRRRYPHPPPPSFSPPPPSRSSFSCSEVVSTASGSSAACILDREEEVSGGAAASIPVRLAPDPSSSTAGRRLLRPPAASPTAGCRSAHTPLPGCRRRRGRRRAAMGTRSPPGRAQEGPACQGVQAHRDYSSCEGIDRERPGRREEEGHLRFLFVARQVFDELLACHGCFMCDMFLKTFMCDEMF, via the exons cgaggcggcggtggtggttcggcgacgcgcggcggtggcggtggcgctgggCGGCGGCTCTGGTTCGGCgacgcgtggcggcggtggcgctgggcGGTGGCTCAGCggtgcgtggcggcggcggcggtgcggtggcgcgaggtggtgcggcggcgcgtggcggcggcaacgCTGGGCGGTGGCTCAGCggtgcatggcggcggcgaggtggtgcggcggcggtacccccatcctcctcccccttctttctcccctcctcccccttcccgaTCCAGTTTTTCTTGCAGCGAGGTGGTTTCAACGGCGAGCGGCAGTTCGGCGGCCTGCATCCTCGaccgcgaggaggaggtgagcggcggcgccgcggcttcGATCCCCGTCCGCCTGGCGCCGGATCCGTCGTCCTCAACTGCCGGGCGTCGTCTCCTCCGTCCGCCGGCTGCGTCCCCAACTGCCGGGTGCAGATCCGCCCATACGCCGCTTCCCGGGTGCAGAAGGCGAAGAGGGCGGCGTCGAGCAGCAATGGGGACGAGGTCGCCTCCAGGCCGAGCTCAAGAAGGTCCAGCGTGCCAAGGAGTTCAAGCCCATCGTG ATTATTCCTCTTGTGAAGGCATTGATCGAGAAAGACcaggaaggagagaagaagaagggcaccttcgttttctttttgttgctCGTCAGGTGTTTGATGAATTGCTTGCTTGCCATGGCTGTTTTATGTGTGATATGTTCTTAAAGACTTTTATGTGTGATGAAATGTTCTAG